DNA from Rosa rugosa chromosome 6, drRosRugo1.1, whole genome shotgun sequence:
aaaaaaaaaacctaactgGACCTGAACAAACTGAAGCGGTCAGGTCGGTTCGATTTTCGGTTTCAAATTCTCAAAAATGCAAAAACGAACCGAATAGAACCGAAGCCCTAATTCGGTTCGGTTCTCAGTTTTAACCCAAAACCGAATCGTTCAGAACCAAACCCACCCCTTGTTATTACTACTTAAATGATGTACATAATGTTTTTTTAAATGCCTTTTAGCATGTGGTCATGTTCTTATTAATTACCCTCTAATTTAGATGGGCCTAATGCACcttggttttgtttttatttatttattttattttttattttgatgttctttttgCATCTATCTGTTGTACTCTATAGTGTCATTTAATATAccgattgttttttttttgaacaaaattGTCTTCTTtccctagagagagagagagaaaaaaaaaaacaaaaaggaaaactatGAAACATTGCAAGATCAATTTCAGATAtaaattgaaaagtaaaaataaaaatctattgaTACGCTTGTGAGTGAGTGGCTAGAGTAGTTTAGGGTGAAATTTGTTTTCTGGTCAGAAGTTTAGGGTGAAATGTACCTTCAGGTTTCTGGAAGTTGCAGATTATAATCAGTCAACACtcgagaaagaaaagagaaaaaaaggtcTATATATGGTCTTGGCTCCGCTATGTTTATGCAGCTCCAAATTTTGTGCAACTATTCCTGGAACAACTTCCAATAGAGAACAAAAACAATGGcatactagctagctagctgaaACTCTGAAAGAAACCAACGTAGGAACGCCCTTTTGAAAGCTCTGGCCAGGCGGAAGCGAAATCTCTGGTGTTGAGAAAGCAGAGATGGCCTTTATGCTTTCGCCTGGGGTCTCGCGAATCGTTACTATTGTATTGAGGGTCCTGACTGCCATTGTTCTGTTTGTATCACTCGTGATGCTCGTAACCAATAATCAGGATTATCAAGACCCTAATGACAACGGAAACACTAAAACCGCTCGTTTTTATGATCAAGTTGGATTCCAGTATGTATAAATATGCATGTCAAATTGATCCATCACTACTGTCAATCATCCCCATGCATCATCAACTTGTAATCCCATGTATGCTATATCAACATTATAGACGAAACTCAGTTCATTTCATTAATTAAATGCAGATACATGGCTGCCACAACAGTTCTCGGAATTGGGTTTTCAATCTATGGAACCGTAATTGTAGCTTTGCGCATCAAGAGAGGAAATGATGAAGGGAACCTGTTGATTGATTTCTATGGCCAGAAGGTATGGGTGCATAGTTACTTAATTTGCActtttcattattattattatttttttctgataccagaaaagaaaaactacaACGAAAACTCACAAATACAACCCCCGACCATGGAACGCTGGGAACATGGGGAGACAAGAAAACCAAACAGCAGGTTGAATTCTATCATAGTCAAGATCCGCCAATTTATTAGCAACGAAATTCGCTTTGTAAATGTGCCTGAACAGAATAAATTAAAACTTGGGAGCCAAGAGAAGGAAAACTTTTCATTATGTTATTATTTCATCAATACAGTATCAAAAAACATACGCCTGTTTGATAAATTAATTTAAGGCGTATAAAACTAGATTGTCACCAGGGCATGACTTCGCTCGGTATGAGCTTTACCGGCTTGGAGAAATTCACCTCGATAAAACGAAATCTGGGAACAAGAAAAATGAGGTTAATTTGGTTGTTTGATTTATAATTTGAGAGGATCGATGATAATTATTTATGGTTTCATCAGtcatacttttttttcttttcttttctcatcaGTCTTACTAATTTGGTAATTAATCGAAAACTATCTGGTTGATGTATATAGCAATTGGAGTTGGGAGTCGACATCTTTCGATAACAATCTATCAAACAAATTTTGGCAGGTTTTGTCGAATTTATTAGTTACAGGAGCTGTTGCAGGATTTCTTACTGTCCAAGCTGTGGATAAAGCTCTCTCTGATCACTTTGGCACGTTCGCGGAGCTGGCCACTAACGGCTATTATTGGGGTTTGTATAAGACATGTTCTGGACTTGTCCTCCTTGGCTTCTTCTTGTCTGTAGCACTGTCGATCCTGTCTTCCCATACCCTTGCTAGAAGGAATTATTAGACTCACAACATGCTTGAGAATCGTTTCTGTAGCTTGTACTCACTGATTAATGAAGAGTCTCTACCCGTTTCGTTTGGGTCTTGTGTCACAgcgatcatatatatatatataccaataTGAGACTTtgcaattttttctttctttcgaggagaataaataatttttttagttaaaatcTTACGACCATACTATTTCAATGCTAGACTGTTGCATGCGCTAGGATTCAACTTTTTCATAGTGTTGAAACCACACATGGACAGATCAAAAACGTTCCTAATAAGCGGCTCTAATTAAGAGCTTGGATTGCACACTTATTCAGTGactgaaaataaaacaaaaagaacatgaAATAAACCCTAGCTAGTGATCTTATATAAGACTCATCTTCCCGTAGCTTACATGCATAAGGATATCGTCTAAGAACTCTTGGTTGTGTGCCAGTATTACTCCGATAAAGGAATGCCACAAACAAGCCTAATAAAGGTGAGGTATGAGACCCGCCTTAGACAATGGGATCTTGCCCCAACCCAACAGCAACCTGGGAACAGTTACTAGCAGTAGAAGTCAAATATATCACTGAAGATGGAGAGGATGGGTGAGTATCCCCAGAATCAGGGTTTCAGATTGTTCCTGATCACGCGGACACCCTCTATTGCGTTTGGGAGCACCTCCTATGGTAATAACCACCTCAAACGGGCCATCCTCATTGGCTGTCAACCCAAGATTATCATGTTGCATCATGCAAGGTTCCCCATTTCCTTGTGGACCTTTATCATCGGAATCAACTTAATTGGGTtacttcattttcattttcttcactGAGTTTCATTTAGTGCTGCTAAGTTTTGTATGTAGGttgctttgtttttttaatttggaGGGGTTTCGTTTAGCCCTTCATCCTTTTTGTATTGACATTCTTTCTTATAAATGGAGTTCTGCTCCCTTTAAGAAAAGGAAAGTCTCATGGACCCTGACTCCCTGAGTAAGTCTTGTTTTGTTGGAGCTACAACTGCTTTAGTAGAATAGGTGTCATGGAAGGTTTTGAACCTGATCGAGTTTACATTTTCCTCCTCTACCAGTTATAGTTAGGAATCGCAATTTCTTTCTTATTGACTATTTTTGTTGCAGCTATGAAAAGTAAATCATTATGTGAAATTTCACTTCACTAATGCAATTGATCTtccacattaaaaaaaaaaatgaaaaatgatattcTCTACTACCCTCAATTCATGAATTGTGCTGTCCTTTAACATTTTGATCCCAAAGGTAGTGGGAGCCTTGAGTTTAAAAGTAACTTATCAAAGTTTAATATATAATATTATTCTCTCACACCACGTTTTATGATAAAGTGGGCTATTTGCGAAAATTCTTGTATGCAGCGACGATGCAAGTAACATAATATCGGTGCATAATGTCTTCCCCTCACTATAACTAAATTATGCTATGGTTTTGATAAGGAGGAAGCAAATGACATAATGTCGGTTGGCATCCCTAGAGACACCTCCTATCCATACAGAGATCCTATGGGGCCATGGGTTATGAATAAACTGGATTTTGAACTTGACCTAGGTCGGTTCAATTTTGAGTAACATCATGTTATTTGATTACTTGAAAAATGAGAACAGCGGTGTTTTCACGGTATCATTACGTCGAGTTTCTACTTCACTAGGCCTCTAGTCAGTAACTTTTTTCTTACCGGGCCCAAAACATGTGAATTACTGTGTATTGTTTACTTCTTGCTACATGTTAATGGATTGAGTGATTGACAcgattaaaaaagaaagaagcgggAGAATTTTTTAGAGCGCCAAAGTTAAAAGATCCCGATCCTTATTGAGGGCATatgtatatacatacatacatagagagatacagagagagagagagactcagACACTCTGGTTTACTCTAACTCCGCTCCACAGTCGAGATCGTCGCCGTTGACAGGTAAGACATTTTTCTTATGAAAAAGGTAAGACCTTTTCATCGCTCCAAAAATTGCCAAGGCCTTCCTTTTTTCGTTCTTTGATGATTAAAGGTGCGACCTTTGATGTTTAAAGTTTAAAGGTTCGACCTTTTATGCCTAAAGGTAAGACCTTTGTTACCCTTTCTTCCCATCATTTTGATTTTACAGTTTCTGATTTATCTGAAGTGGTTATCAAATGCCAATTCACAGAACGGTTTCATATTCTCTCCAAAACTAATGATAACAAATTATTTAAGTACTGAGTTTGCATCAGTCACCATGGTTTTGGGGTTTAGATACAGTAGAGATAAATTGTCAAAATGTCAATGTTTTGTTAATTTGCTATGTTCAATTGGGTATAATTCATTGCTGTTATTGATGTTATCATTAGTGTTCTATTCGGGTGTTATTCTAGTTCTAGAAAGAATCAATATTCGGAAAGATAGTATTAGAATTCCAAGAGAGTTTTCTTCTTCGGTTGATCGGTTCCCCTGTATCTTTGAGTAGGGTAACTCAGGAGTAATTGCAATTTCAAACAACTTCGTGTACCTGCTGTTATTAGCTAAATATGCTGCCTTCAATAACTGGCTCAATAACTTACAGAAGAGTAGTGCTATCACTGCTATGTAAGGTTAATTACCCCCATTTACTTTATCTACCTGGTATCTGTTTTTTGACCACTTTCCCTTCCCCAGTGGACTTCTCTTTGTTATGCACATGAAGAACATGTAGAAAGTTAGAAGACTAAAGACAGCCTCTTTGACACTGTATTTGATTATTAACTCTTTTCTTGTGTTATGTTTTTGTCCCAGTTTTTTACTAGAGAATGGATGGGACAGGAGGCCATGCAATTGGGATTGATCTGGGAACAACATACTCATGTGTGGGAGTGTGGAAGCACAATCGTGTAGAAATAATAGTAAATGATCAGGGCAATAGGACAACTCCATCTCATGTTGCCTTCACTGATAAGAAGCGATTGGTAGGTGATGCAGCATTTAACCAGGTCATCAGAAATCCAACCAACTCAATATTTGGTACGATTATCTACATATCTTCCACATCCACATACATCCAAATAGTCATTTATCAGTTCTGTTCTCAGTACTCCTCtacatattttctttcatcatcAATTTTTATtctgtttgtttatttgtttttttttttttttttaattttgctcAAGTTCTGTGACTACATTAGGTCAGCTTTATTGCATTTTCAATTCTGATTTAGGTCTGTTTTTAATTCGCACTGCACGTCATATATGAGTACCTCTACCACTCCCATTGTTGACAAATGGTGCCATTAACTATGTACCCGATTCACAATGTACCTATGATATACAAAGTCCAGGAATGAAATCAAAATTCAGTCTAACACCTGGTCTTCAATGAAATAAGCAGATCTCTCTGATTTACATAGTAGATAGAGGAAAAAAGTATTTTACACATGTACTCATCTGATTTTGTGTAAAGAGCAAGTGTGATTGAAGTGATGCATAGTAATCCACCAGTCATAGTAATTTTGGAGTTATATGCCTGAAACCCTGTATAGTGAGAGTGAGGATTTGGAATAACCATAAGGTATTCACTTAACAATATTACTACTAACCAAATAACCATAAAAGAAACAATAAATATTGTACCAAACTGACTGGTGAATTAAATTTAGTCATTTTGTTCAATCTTGTAACATAAATAATTTCAACTGCTGGCCTGATACTGCATGTTTCTAAATATTCTTTTATTCTCTTTCTTTTATAGTTTGTGTTTCTAAGTTTGGCACCAATTTGCAGATGCAAAGCGTTTAATTGGTAGGAGATTCAGTGATTCAACAGTTCAGAATGATGTGAAACTTTGGCCATTCAAGGTCATTGAAGGTCCTGGTGACAGGCCCTTGATTGCGGTTACCCAAAACGGTGAAGAAAAACAGTTTGCTGCAGAAGAAATCTCATCCATGGTTCTCGGAAAGATGCGAGAGATAGCTGAGGCCTACCTTGGCTCAACAGTAAGGAATGCAGTTATAACTGTCCCTGCTCACTTCAATGATTCACAGCGTCAGGCTACAAAAGATGCTGGTGGCATTGCTGGCCTAAATGTGATGCGGATTATAAATGAACCAACTGCTGCAGCCATTGCGTATGGCCTTGACAAGAAGGCCAGTGGGTATAGTAGGAGAAATGTGATGATATTTGATTTAGGTGGTGGTACTTTAGATGTCTCATTACTTACCATTATTGGTGGTGTCTTTGAAGTGAAGGCCACAGCTGGAGACACTCACCTTGGAGGTGAAGACTTCGATAACAGAATGGTGAATTACTGTGTTGAGCAATTTAAGAGGAAACATAATTTGGACCTTAGTGGAAACTCCAGAGCTCTTAGTAGGTTACGAAATGCCTGCGAGAAGGCAAAGAGGAGACTTTCTTTTATGACAGAGACTGACATTGAAATTGACTGTTTGCATCAAGGTACTGATTTCTATACTAGTATTACTCGAGGAAAATTTGAACAACTGAACATGGATTTCTTCAACAAGTGTGTGGAGCCTGTGGAGAAGTGTCTGAAGGATGCAAACATGGGCAAAAGCAGTGTACATGATGTTGTTCTTGCTGGTGGCTCTTCTAGAATTCCAAAACTATAACAGATATTACAGGATTTGTTCCAAGGGATAGAGTTGTGCAAGGGCATTAATCCAGATGAGGCTGTGGCATATGGTGCTGCTGTTGAAGCTGCTGTATTAAGTGGGAATGGAAATGGGGAGCTTCAAGACTTCACTCTCTTGGATGTCACCCCTTTCTCACTTGGCGTTGAGACTGGTTATGATGGTAAGATGACAGTTCTGATTCCAAGAAACACTACAATTCCTGTCATGAAAAACCAATATTTAACTACTGGTTATGACAATCAAGTTGGGGCCCTATATAGGATTTATGAGGGCGAGAATGCAATGGCAGTATACAATAATCTTTTGGGTGAATTTTCCCTAGACAACATTCCTCCAGCTCCCAAGGGTGTTCCTCAACTGAATACTTGCTTTCATATTGATTGTAATGGTTTATTGAGTGTGTTTGCTGAGGAGATGTCGACCGGCCAGAAGAAAGGGATCACAATTAACAGATAAAAAAATCTTGATTTTATTGGAAAGTTGAGGTAAGAATTTAAAAATAATCTATGGCATACTAAGGACACTGCATTTTTTTATAAAATCAATTTGGTGCTGGTGTTCCTATCTTTTTGACAGTTTTTTTTAT
Protein-coding regions in this window:
- the LOC133718432 gene encoding CASP-like protein 4D1 yields the protein MAFMLSPGVSRIVTIVLRVLTAIVLFVSLVMLVTNNQDYQDPNDNGNTKTARFYDQVGFQYMAATTVLGIGFSIYGTVIVALRIKRGNDEGNLLIDFYGQKVLSNLLVTGAVAGFLTVQAVDKALSDHFGTFAELATNGYYWGLYKTCSGLVLLGFFLSVALSILSSHTLARRNY
- the LOC133714139 gene encoding heat shock cognate 70 kDa protein-like: MDGTGGHAIGIDLGTTYSCVGVWKHNRVEIIVNDQGNRTTPSHVAFTDKKRLVGDAAFNQVIRNPTNSIFDAKRLIGRRFSDSTVQNDVKLWPFKVIEGPGDRPLIAVTQNGEEKQFAAEEISSMVLGKMREIAEAYLGSTVRNAVITVPAHFNDSQRQATKDAGGIAGLNVMRIINEPTAAAIAYGLDKKASGYSRRNVMIFDLGGGTLDVSLLTIIGGVFEVKATAGDTHLGGEDFDNRMVNYCVEQFKRKHNLDLSGNSRALSRLRNACEKAKRRLSFMTETDIEIDCLHQGTDFYTSITRGKFEQLNMDFFNKCVEPVEKCLKDANMGKSSVHDVVLAGGSSRIPKL